A genomic segment from Acyrthosiphon pisum isolate AL4f chromosome A3, pea_aphid_22Mar2018_4r6ur, whole genome shotgun sequence encodes:
- the LOC100166817 gene encoding uncharacterized protein LOC100166817 isoform X3 produces MVMNFLTSKQVLEFLPLNTWTEVHLLSNDSKLPSHSQNVYLVTTKSKLEKRTKDMESISLLSSLFDKVTQFKLLEIVAVEIEGKWYRGKLIGFNEYLTDNTRIELIDYGSLYDTKLENLFVLPYYFMYEPLALPVTFKDDFIPKKTTFSIKPLLPESNLFNGAVLVQVNCNDTKLENGVNEKQILESKTDLNSANGQQIISVQNMTNGYDNSELRINSANDSKIISVHNNITNGHDNNESSLYLSSSSKKDSFFSKEKLNNVPFKNKDYCILTYFEDFTCLYVGKAIKSDNGSYDFADGIILTKTAKSTDKIIKNHPVVGDMVKVFSPHFGDLFRAKILKNKNGSYDVFYIDYGNIETVPSNIIYELADELKKPGIAVKIGLCDLKNHQVTNQIKTIFQEFCDDGKPFVIEFDENSKNCLENVKLKDIENGSYINSKYLMKCTSIQSELTPGQIDKNTSIIHNNTNRLSDLKNNDIVFLKHFEDMDNVYIVKDVHLLNNVLVKCNQDKTNICKKELNVGDIVKIVLETSQYRAQIKDVDSNEIYVQNIDFGYCEFVKANSVCELPDELIEIPGLAIKIGIKVPFVKKTRDLDHFITNIEKIPLYIEFDERNSSRYQEITLRRKDNSLNIFEEFLKLNKNQLICNEISNNCEQNDAIIKSNESLINDFQSIILRTGDYCIVSYFKDFKTIYLCKAIKDCEDDTYKMHNLPIILKTMDSEDRNAKTNLVIGDIVKVFSHSFQDFYRAKIINIDNKDFYVSYIDFGNTELVHLADIFELSDELKKETILPTPVSIEVPPNAEITDEIQKFFTKLIDDTVVLCIESKKQNIDGSENVILKELKSGSLVNTEVLKLLPSEKIPIKNCENSTLTLVEDVKCADIAKAHDLQNVKILKKTVDSSTADNIQLKNEEQKQSPVVIVDNKITQKTLKNREIVYLRYFHDSSSVFVSRGSNEDLKLFTDVTERTAMDESKKKKLDIEVGDIVKAIFENTMYRAKILKKVDKNHFYISFIDFGNEETVNTDDIFELPEELKKIPDLCIKIGIKGSPIVDKSHDIVSSYLEELEDQLLYIEYDEENPNGLREASLKKKSNNCDVFNEFYKILDNPIDTKEESIQKPQNTIENETVLINSPELEVIYNIELRTGDTVFCTHFEDFNHLYLCKGSKNNTIPDNYSVITNSKKTNDIIVKKNPKYKDIVRVKFEEKIFRAEVLDKCGEKYSVFLIDIGKNIDVLGCNIYELPNSLKNIPGLALKVGLKGTTGLKITTTVKDYFYNLWQNDPVPLFLRYDEGNFNYLNEVSLVKQSSGQDIVEDLVKMFSTSDNMSNKPKLATSNSQGTKSNGSSINNWQSGDHVEVVFGTNVDNIFVRKIKLYEEFKNVLNQLKGENSENCKPIASKSNDIVAVYSTKNNGGIYRAKVLQGCDNTSMVKCSLIDIGQIDMIPSKKVFSLPPYVSSNKIPTMVRKVSLAGLNRILNSNISSYLSSLKGKTYVMEYDKKSEQWNKQDVILKELRSSVSLNDEIQKLFSNEPSPRELISQQRRLERKIIIPETKESPLEKPSHPIKSGSSVFITHFENFNSIFIRDASYEFIENFNTFNKQMLKYYRYANNTTKEMLKVGDKVCVNSLLNVIMYCRARITNIIDNKYNVFYLDYGNTEIVNAEDIMDLPKELEKFPNFAIKVQLQNMPPLNTKNEIQVIENHLKKNFIIPNATLSIEFNEFNPKGLNDVVLRTEYYKKDIVEDINDLLNAPPLNIKITSTN; encoded by the exons AATCTATTCAATGGTGCTGTTCTTGTTCAAGTTAACTGCAATGATACAAAGTTGGAAAATGGtgttaatgaaaaacaaatattagaatCAAAAACAga CTTAAACTCTGCTAATGGTCAACAAATTATAAGTGTTCAAAATATGACCAATGGTTATGATAATAGTGAATTAAG gaTCAACTCTGCAAatgattcaaaaattataagtgtacacaataatataaccaaTGGTCATGATAATAACGAATCgag CTTATATCTATCTAGTAGTTCCAAAAAAGATAGCTTTTTTAGCaaagaaaaacttaataatGTGCCATTTAAAAATAAGGACTATTgcattttgacttattttgaagaTTTCACTTGTTTGTATGTTGGTAAAGCTATAAAATCTGATAATGGCAGTTATGATTTCGCTGATGGTATAATTTTAACGAAAACTGCCAAAAGTACag ataaaataataaagaatcaTCCAGTTGTGGGAGATATGGTCAAAGTTTTTTCACCCCACTTTGGTGATTTATTTAgagcaaaaatattaaaaaataaaaatggcagTTATGATGTTTTCTACATTGATTATGGAAACATTGAAACAGTtccatcaaatattatttatgaattggCTGATGAATTGAAGAAg CCTGGAATAGCTGTGAAAATAGGACTCtgtgatttaaaaaatcatcaagTTACTAaccaaataaaaaccatttttcaagAATTTTGTGATGATGGAAAGCCATTTGTGATA gaaTTTGATGAAAACTCTAAAAATTGTCTAGAAAATGTGAAATTGAAAGATATAGAAAATGGATCatatattaattctaaatatttaatgaaatgtacATCAATACAATCtg AACTTACACCTGgacaaatagataaaaatacttcaataattcataataatactaacaGACTcagtgatttaaaaaataatgatatagtttttttaaaacattttgaagatatggataatgtatatattgtaaaggATGTACATCTATTAAATAATGTACTGGTAAAATGTAATCAAGATAAGA ctaatatatgtaaaaaagaGTTAAATGTAGGagatattgttaaaattgtacttGAAACATCTCAATATCGTGCCCAAATTAAAGATGTTGATAGTAATGagatttatgtacaaaatattgattttggaTATTGTGAATTCGTTAAGGCAAATTCTGTTTGTGAACTACCAGATGAACTAATAGAG ATTCCTGGATTAGCTATTAAGATTGGAATTAAAGTACCTTTTGTGAAGAAGACGCGTGACTTAGaccattttattacaaatattgaaaaaattccaTTATACATT GAATTTGATGAAAGAAATTCCAGTAGATATCAAGAAATTACTTTAAGGAGAAAAGACaactcattaaatatttttgaagagtttttaaaattaaataaaaatcaattaatttgtaatg aaattTCGAACAATTGTGAACAAAATGAcgcaataattaaatcaaatgaaAGTTTAATCAATGATTTCCAAAGTATTATATTGAGAACTGGAGATTATTGTATAGTTTCTTATTTCAaagattttaaaactatttatttgtgTAAAGCTATAAAAGACTGTGAAGATGACacttataaaatgcataatttgcCTATTATTTTGAAGACTATGGATAGTGAAG ATCGAAATGCAAAAACAAATCTAGTCATTGGAGATATTGTCAAAGTATTTTCACATTCGTTCCAAGATTTTTATAgagctaaaataataaatattgataataaagatTTCTATGTTTCTTATATTGATTTCGGAAATACAGAGTTAGTTCATTTAGCTGACATATTTGAACTTTCAGATGAATTGAAAAAAGAG acTATATTACCAACTCCAGTATCTATTGAAGTTCCTCCAAATGCCGAAATAACAGATGAAATTCAAAAGTTCTTTACAAAGTTAATAGATGATACTGTAGTTCTATGTATT gaaagcaaaaaacaaaatattgatggTTCAGAAAATGTAATTCTTAAAGAATTGAAGTCTGGTAGTTTGGTGAACACTGAAGTATTGAAGTTACTACCAAGTGAAAAGATACCaatcaaaaattgtgaaaattctACTTTAACACTTGTTGAAGATGTTAAGTGTGCTGATATTGCTAAAGCTCatgatttacaaaatgttaaaatattaaagaaaactgTGGATAGTAGTACAG ctgataatattcaattaaaaaatgaagaacAGAAACAATCACCAGTTGTTATTGTTGACAATAAAATAACGCAAAAGACACTTAAGAATAgagaaatagtttatttaagGTATTTTCATGATTCATCGTCTGTATTTGTTTCTCGAGGTTCTAATGAAGATTTAAAACTGTTTACTGATGTAACTGAAAGAACTGCAATGGATGAAT caaaaaagaaaaagttgGACATCGAAGTAGGAGATATTGTTAAAGCAATATTTGAGAATACAATGTATAGAGCTAAAATACTTAAGAAAGTTGATAAAAATCATttctatatttcttttattgatTTTGGAAATGAAGAAACAGTTAATACTGATGACATTTTTGAATTGCCCGAAGaattaaaaaag attCCTGATTTGTGTATAAAAATTGGCATTAAAGGATCACCAATAGTTGATAAATCCCATGATATAGTGTCAAGCTATCTAGAAGAGTTAGAAGATCAACttttatacatt gaaTATGACGAAGAAAACCCGAATGGACTCAGAGAagctagtttaaaaaaaaaatcaaataattgtgatgtttttaatgaattttataaaattttggaCAATCCAATAGATACTAAAG aAGAATCTATTCAAAAACCCCaaaatactattgaaaatgAGACAGTGTTGATAAACTCACCTGAACTAGAAGtcatatacaatattgaattgaGAACTGGTGATACTGTTTTTTGTACTCATTTTGAAGATTTTAACCACCTATACCTTTGCAAaggttctaaaaataatactataccagACAATTATAGTGTGATCACAAATTCTAAAAAGACaaatg atattattgtaaaaaagaaTCCTAAATATAAGGATATAGTAAGAGTGAAATTTGAAGAGAAAATTTTCCGTGCTGAAGTACTTGACAAATGTGGAGAGAAGTATTCTGTATTCTTAATAgatattggaaaaaatataGATGTGCTTGGTTGTAACATCTACGAGCTtccaaatagtttaaaaaat attcCTGGTCTAGCTCTAAAGGTTGGTCTTAAAGGTACAACAGgtttaaaaataactacaactgttaaagattatttttataatttgtggcAAAATGATCCAGttccattattttta aGGTATGATGAGggtaatttcaattatttaaatgaagtaAGTTTAGTTAAACAAAGTAGTGGACAAGATATTGTTGAGGATTTAGTCAAGATGTTTAGTACATCTGACAACATGTCAAATAAACCTAAACTGGCTACATCTAATTCTCAAGGAACAAAAAGTAAtg gGTCAAGTATCAATAATTGGCAAAGTGGTGATCATGTTGAAGTTGTATTTGGAActaatgttgataatatttttgtaagaaaaataaaattatatgaagaatttaaaaatgttttaaaccaACTAAAAGGAGAAAATA gtgaaAATTGCAAACCAATAGCCTCAAAGAGTAATGATATTGTGGCTGTTTATTCTACAAAGAACAATGGGGGGATTTATAGAGCTAAGGTCTTACAAGGTTGTGACAATACAAGTATGGTCAAATGTTCTTTAATTGATATTGGTCAAATTGATATGATTCCatctaaaaaagtattttcattgCCTCCCTATGTTTCATCGAATAAA ataccaaCAATGGTTCGCAAAGTTTCACTTGCCGGTTTAAACAGAAtcttaaattctaatatatcaTCATATCTATCTTCATTGAAAGGAAAGACATATGTTATG gaatatgataaaaaatctgAACAATGGAATAAACAAGATGTTATATTAAAAGAATTACGAAGCAGTGTGTCTCTTAATGATGAAATACAAAAGTTATTTTCTAATGAACCTTCACCTAGGGAGCTTATATCTCAGCAGCGAAGATTAGAAagaaaaatta tcATACCTGAGACAAAAGAAAGTCCATTGGAGAAACCATCTCATCCTATTAAAAGCGGTTCATCTGTTTTCATAACACATTTTGAGAActtcaattcaatttttatccgTGATGCATCctatgaatttattgaaaactttaatacattcaataaacaaatgttgaaatattatagatatg ctaATAACACCACCAAAGAAATGTTGAAAGTTGGTGATAAAGTTTGTGTAAActcattattaaatgttattatgtattgtcGTGCTCGTATTAcgaatataattgataataaatacaatgttttttactTGGATTATGGGAATACAGAAATAGTAAATGCTGAAGATATAATGGATTTGCCAAAAGAATTAGAAAAG tttccaaaTTTTGCTATAAAAGTTCAACTTCAAAACATGCCAccattgaatacaaaaaatgaaattcAAGTTATCGagaatcatttgaaaaaaaatttcattatacCTAATGCAACACTTTctatt GAATTTAATGAGTTTAATCCAAAAGGCCTTAATGATGTCGTTTTGAGAACAgagtattataaaaaagatattGTCGAGGATATCAATGACTTGCTAAATGCACCaccattgaatattaaaataacaagtaCTAATTAG
- the LOC100166817 gene encoding uncharacterized protein LOC100166817 isoform X4 — protein sequence MESISLLSSLFDKVTQFKLLEIVAVEIEGKWYRGKLIGFNEYLTDNTRIELIDYGSLYDTKLENLFVLPYYFMYEPLALPVTFKDDFIPKKTTFSIKPLLPESNLFNGAVLVQVNCNDTKLENGVNEKQILESKTDLNSANGQQIISVQNMTNGYDNSELRINSANDSKIISVHNNITNGHDNNESSLYLSSSSKKDSFFSKEKLNNVPFKNKDYCILTYFEDFTCLYVGKAIKSDNGSYDFADGIILTKTAKSTDKIIKNHPVVGDMVKVFSPHFGDLFRAKILKNKNGSYDVFYIDYGNIETVPSNIIYELADELKKPGIAVKIGLCDLKNHQVTNQIKTIFQEFCDDGKPFVIEFDENSKNCLENVKLKDIENGSYINSKYLMKCTSIQSELTPGQIDKNTSIIHNNTNRLSDLKNNDIVFLKHFEDMDNVYIVKDVHLLNNVLVKCNQDKTNICKKELNVGDIVKIVLETSQYRAQIKDVDSNEIYVQNIDFGYCEFVKANSVCELPDELIEIPGLAIKIGIKVPFVKKTRDLDHFITNIEKIPLYIEFDERNSSRYQEITLRRKDNSLNIFEEFLKLNKNQLICNEISNNCEQNDAIIKSNESLINDFQSIILRTGDYCIVSYFKDFKTIYLCKAIKDCEDDTYKMHNLPIILKTMDSEDRNAKTNLVIGDIVKVFSHSFQDFYRAKIINIDNKDFYVSYIDFGNTELVHLADIFELSDELKKETILPTPVSIEVPPNAEITDEIQKFFTKLIDDTVVLCIESKKQNIDGSENVILKELKSGSLVNTEVLKLLPSEKIPIKNCENSTLTLVEDVKCADIAKAHDLQNVKILKKTVDSSTADNIQLKNEEQKQSPVVIVDNKITQKTLKNREIVYLRYFHDSSSVFVSRGSNEDLKLFTDVTERTAMDESKKKKLDIEVGDIVKAIFENTMYRAKILKKVDKNHFYISFIDFGNEETVNTDDIFELPEELKKIPDLCIKIGIKGSPIVDKSHDIVSSYLEELEDQLLYIEYDEENPNGLREASLKKKSNNCDVFNEFYKILDNPIDTKEESIQKPQNTIENETVLINSPELEVIYNIELRTGDTVFCTHFEDFNHLYLCKGSKNNTIPDNYSVITNSKKTNDIIVKKNPKYKDIVRVKFEEKIFRAEVLDKCGEKYSVFLIDIGKNIDVLGCNIYELPNSLKNIPGLALKVGLKGTTGLKITTTVKDYFYNLWQNDPVPLFLRYDEGNFNYLNEVSLVKQSSGQDIVEDLVKMFSTSDNMSNKPKLATSNSQGTKSNGSSINNWQSGDHVEVVFGTNVDNIFVRKIKLYEEFKNVLNQLKGENSENCKPIASKSNDIVAVYSTKNNGGIYRAKVLQGCDNTSMVKCSLIDIGQIDMIPSKKVFSLPPYVSSNKIPTMVRKVSLAGLNRILNSNISSYLSSLKGKTYVMEYDKKSEQWNKQDVILKELRSSVSLNDEIQKLFSNEPSPRELISQQRRLERKIIIPETKESPLEKPSHPIKSGSSVFITHFENFNSIFIRDASYEFIENFNTFNKQMLKYYRYANNTTKEMLKVGDKVCVNSLLNVIMYCRARITNIIDNKYNVFYLDYGNTEIVNAEDIMDLPKELEKFPNFAIKVQLQNMPPLNTKNEIQVIENHLKKNFIIPNATLSIEFNEFNPKGLNDVVLRTEYYKKDIVEDINDLLNAPPLNIKITSTN from the exons AATCTATTCAATGGTGCTGTTCTTGTTCAAGTTAACTGCAATGATACAAAGTTGGAAAATGGtgttaatgaaaaacaaatattagaatCAAAAACAga CTTAAACTCTGCTAATGGTCAACAAATTATAAGTGTTCAAAATATGACCAATGGTTATGATAATAGTGAATTAAG gaTCAACTCTGCAAatgattcaaaaattataagtgtacacaataatataaccaaTGGTCATGATAATAACGAATCgag CTTATATCTATCTAGTAGTTCCAAAAAAGATAGCTTTTTTAGCaaagaaaaacttaataatGTGCCATTTAAAAATAAGGACTATTgcattttgacttattttgaagaTTTCACTTGTTTGTATGTTGGTAAAGCTATAAAATCTGATAATGGCAGTTATGATTTCGCTGATGGTATAATTTTAACGAAAACTGCCAAAAGTACag ataaaataataaagaatcaTCCAGTTGTGGGAGATATGGTCAAAGTTTTTTCACCCCACTTTGGTGATTTATTTAgagcaaaaatattaaaaaataaaaatggcagTTATGATGTTTTCTACATTGATTATGGAAACATTGAAACAGTtccatcaaatattatttatgaattggCTGATGAATTGAAGAAg CCTGGAATAGCTGTGAAAATAGGACTCtgtgatttaaaaaatcatcaagTTACTAaccaaataaaaaccatttttcaagAATTTTGTGATGATGGAAAGCCATTTGTGATA gaaTTTGATGAAAACTCTAAAAATTGTCTAGAAAATGTGAAATTGAAAGATATAGAAAATGGATCatatattaattctaaatatttaatgaaatgtacATCAATACAATCtg AACTTACACCTGgacaaatagataaaaatacttcaataattcataataatactaacaGACTcagtgatttaaaaaataatgatatagtttttttaaaacattttgaagatatggataatgtatatattgtaaaggATGTACATCTATTAAATAATGTACTGGTAAAATGTAATCAAGATAAGA ctaatatatgtaaaaaagaGTTAAATGTAGGagatattgttaaaattgtacttGAAACATCTCAATATCGTGCCCAAATTAAAGATGTTGATAGTAATGagatttatgtacaaaatattgattttggaTATTGTGAATTCGTTAAGGCAAATTCTGTTTGTGAACTACCAGATGAACTAATAGAG ATTCCTGGATTAGCTATTAAGATTGGAATTAAAGTACCTTTTGTGAAGAAGACGCGTGACTTAGaccattttattacaaatattgaaaaaattccaTTATACATT GAATTTGATGAAAGAAATTCCAGTAGATATCAAGAAATTACTTTAAGGAGAAAAGACaactcattaaatatttttgaagagtttttaaaattaaataaaaatcaattaatttgtaatg aaattTCGAACAATTGTGAACAAAATGAcgcaataattaaatcaaatgaaAGTTTAATCAATGATTTCCAAAGTATTATATTGAGAACTGGAGATTATTGTATAGTTTCTTATTTCAaagattttaaaactatttatttgtgTAAAGCTATAAAAGACTGTGAAGATGACacttataaaatgcataatttgcCTATTATTTTGAAGACTATGGATAGTGAAG ATCGAAATGCAAAAACAAATCTAGTCATTGGAGATATTGTCAAAGTATTTTCACATTCGTTCCAAGATTTTTATAgagctaaaataataaatattgataataaagatTTCTATGTTTCTTATATTGATTTCGGAAATACAGAGTTAGTTCATTTAGCTGACATATTTGAACTTTCAGATGAATTGAAAAAAGAG acTATATTACCAACTCCAGTATCTATTGAAGTTCCTCCAAATGCCGAAATAACAGATGAAATTCAAAAGTTCTTTACAAAGTTAATAGATGATACTGTAGTTCTATGTATT gaaagcaaaaaacaaaatattgatggTTCAGAAAATGTAATTCTTAAAGAATTGAAGTCTGGTAGTTTGGTGAACACTGAAGTATTGAAGTTACTACCAAGTGAAAAGATACCaatcaaaaattgtgaaaattctACTTTAACACTTGTTGAAGATGTTAAGTGTGCTGATATTGCTAAAGCTCatgatttacaaaatgttaaaatattaaagaaaactgTGGATAGTAGTACAG ctgataatattcaattaaaaaatgaagaacAGAAACAATCACCAGTTGTTATTGTTGACAATAAAATAACGCAAAAGACACTTAAGAATAgagaaatagtttatttaagGTATTTTCATGATTCATCGTCTGTATTTGTTTCTCGAGGTTCTAATGAAGATTTAAAACTGTTTACTGATGTAACTGAAAGAACTGCAATGGATGAAT caaaaaagaaaaagttgGACATCGAAGTAGGAGATATTGTTAAAGCAATATTTGAGAATACAATGTATAGAGCTAAAATACTTAAGAAAGTTGATAAAAATCATttctatatttcttttattgatTTTGGAAATGAAGAAACAGTTAATACTGATGACATTTTTGAATTGCCCGAAGaattaaaaaag attCCTGATTTGTGTATAAAAATTGGCATTAAAGGATCACCAATAGTTGATAAATCCCATGATATAGTGTCAAGCTATCTAGAAGAGTTAGAAGATCAACttttatacatt gaaTATGACGAAGAAAACCCGAATGGACTCAGAGAagctagtttaaaaaaaaaatcaaataattgtgatgtttttaatgaattttataaaattttggaCAATCCAATAGATACTAAAG aAGAATCTATTCAAAAACCCCaaaatactattgaaaatgAGACAGTGTTGATAAACTCACCTGAACTAGAAGtcatatacaatattgaattgaGAACTGGTGATACTGTTTTTTGTACTCATTTTGAAGATTTTAACCACCTATACCTTTGCAAaggttctaaaaataatactataccagACAATTATAGTGTGATCACAAATTCTAAAAAGACaaatg atattattgtaaaaaagaaTCCTAAATATAAGGATATAGTAAGAGTGAAATTTGAAGAGAAAATTTTCCGTGCTGAAGTACTTGACAAATGTGGAGAGAAGTATTCTGTATTCTTAATAgatattggaaaaaatataGATGTGCTTGGTTGTAACATCTACGAGCTtccaaatagtttaaaaaat attcCTGGTCTAGCTCTAAAGGTTGGTCTTAAAGGTACAACAGgtttaaaaataactacaactgttaaagattatttttataatttgtggcAAAATGATCCAGttccattattttta aGGTATGATGAGggtaatttcaattatttaaatgaagtaAGTTTAGTTAAACAAAGTAGTGGACAAGATATTGTTGAGGATTTAGTCAAGATGTTTAGTACATCTGACAACATGTCAAATAAACCTAAACTGGCTACATCTAATTCTCAAGGAACAAAAAGTAAtg gGTCAAGTATCAATAATTGGCAAAGTGGTGATCATGTTGAAGTTGTATTTGGAActaatgttgataatatttttgtaagaaaaataaaattatatgaagaatttaaaaatgttttaaaccaACTAAAAGGAGAAAATA gtgaaAATTGCAAACCAATAGCCTCAAAGAGTAATGATATTGTGGCTGTTTATTCTACAAAGAACAATGGGGGGATTTATAGAGCTAAGGTCTTACAAGGTTGTGACAATACAAGTATGGTCAAATGTTCTTTAATTGATATTGGTCAAATTGATATGATTCCatctaaaaaagtattttcattgCCTCCCTATGTTTCATCGAATAAA ataccaaCAATGGTTCGCAAAGTTTCACTTGCCGGTTTAAACAGAAtcttaaattctaatatatcaTCATATCTATCTTCATTGAAAGGAAAGACATATGTTATG gaatatgataaaaaatctgAACAATGGAATAAACAAGATGTTATATTAAAAGAATTACGAAGCAGTGTGTCTCTTAATGATGAAATACAAAAGTTATTTTCTAATGAACCTTCACCTAGGGAGCTTATATCTCAGCAGCGAAGATTAGAAagaaaaatta tcATACCTGAGACAAAAGAAAGTCCATTGGAGAAACCATCTCATCCTATTAAAAGCGGTTCATCTGTTTTCATAACACATTTTGAGAActtcaattcaatttttatccgTGATGCATCctatgaatttattgaaaactttaatacattcaataaacaaatgttgaaatattatagatatg ctaATAACACCACCAAAGAAATGTTGAAAGTTGGTGATAAAGTTTGTGTAAActcattattaaatgttattatgtattgtcGTGCTCGTATTAcgaatataattgataataaatacaatgttttttactTGGATTATGGGAATACAGAAATAGTAAATGCTGAAGATATAATGGATTTGCCAAAAGAATTAGAAAAG tttccaaaTTTTGCTATAAAAGTTCAACTTCAAAACATGCCAccattgaatacaaaaaatgaaattcAAGTTATCGagaatcatttgaaaaaaaatttcattatacCTAATGCAACACTTTctatt GAATTTAATGAGTTTAATCCAAAAGGCCTTAATGATGTCGTTTTGAGAACAgagtattataaaaaagatattGTCGAGGATATCAATGACTTGCTAAATGCACCaccattgaatattaaaataacaagtaCTAATTAG